The following are encoded in a window of Methanocella sp. genomic DNA:
- a CDS encoding HEAT repeat domain-containing protein, with translation MAIKGFGRPDVEKLKEKGDVEGLIDALNYKKDSTVRSEAALAMGDIFDGRVVVALGRALDDEDSRVRLDVVHALGRVKDPRSMDVLSAALNDPDPGIRALAKKMLISHVHSLKVEPDIDGLIKAAYSIDDSIRLNAVAALGEVGDERASAVLVAICLNDIYYPVRFEAAESLKRTGDRRSAGLLSDALRDKDPAVRLHAAEALGKLGDRRAMGALSAALEDGDEAVRKEALASLSRIGDPGVMNTIVAAMKRKML, from the coding sequence ATGGCTATCAAGGGCTTTGGAAGGCCGGACGTGGAAAAGCTGAAGGAGAAGGGCGACGTCGAGGGACTGATCGATGCCTTGAACTATAAAAAGGACAGCACCGTCAGGTCAGAGGCGGCCCTGGCGATGGGCGATATTTTTGACGGCCGGGTGGTGGTCGCTTTGGGCAGGGCCCTCGACGACGAGGACTCCCGGGTGCGGCTGGACGTTGTGCACGCGCTCGGAAGAGTAAAAGACCCCCGCTCCATGGACGTGCTCTCCGCAGCATTAAATGACCCGGACCCCGGCATACGCGCCCTCGCCAAGAAAATGCTGATCAGCCACGTCCACAGCCTGAAGGTCGAGCCCGACATCGACGGGCTGATAAAGGCGGCCTACAGCATCGACGACTCCATCCGCCTGAACGCGGTCGCGGCGCTGGGCGAGGTCGGCGACGAGCGGGCGTCCGCGGTGCTCGTGGCCATTTGCCTCAATGATATTTACTACCCGGTCCGCTTTGAGGCCGCAGAATCGCTGAAGCGGACGGGCGATAGGCGGTCGGCAGGCCTTCTATCGGACGCTTTGCGGGATAAGGATCCCGCCGTCCGGCTCCATGCGGCGGAAGCGCTGGGCAAGCTCGGCGACCGCCGGGCGATGGGCGCGCTATCCGCGGCCCTGGAGGACGGCGACGAGGCCGTCAGGAAAGAGGCACTGGCCTCGTTGAGCAGAATCGGCGACCCGGGCGTCATGAACACGATCGTGGCCGCCATGAAGCGGAAAATGCTCTAG
- a CDS encoding rubredoxin-like domain-containing protein translates to MKWMCKVCGYIHEGEEPPEECPLCGAPKSEFEKVP, encoded by the coding sequence ATGAAGTGGATGTGCAAGGTGTGCGGCTACATTCACGAGGGAGAGGAGCCGCCCGAGGAGTGCCCGCTCTGCGGGGCCCCGAAGTCGGAGTTCGAAAAGGTACCCTAG